In one Pseudoliparis swirei isolate HS2019 ecotype Mariana Trench chromosome 23, NWPU_hadal_v1, whole genome shotgun sequence genomic region, the following are encoded:
- the LOC130188196 gene encoding dedicator of cytokinesis protein 7-like isoform X2, which produces MASTASERRAFAHKINRTVAAEVRKQVSRDYGSPQLTKKRGGAHQPLPLTEVVEPVDFEEYVSSHAPGVEPGPLRQLVEFPQDDLELLPLDKECTTLEPPLPEEEDSLDPRVRDALAVYTDDWLVIQRKYQRFSTAHAPHNSERQRERQRGLVKQTFELDEAAAAERHDDQDDAKRRSVSLDETPRGSWASSIFDLKNSPPDALLPSVLERAAAEDMDRRNTEARLQGRHSDLLGLYLPPDEDEAVERCAVPEVPKEHCGQRIMVKCLSLKFEIEIEPIFGTLALYDVKEKKKISENFYFDLNSDQMKGLLKPHTPHMAISTLARSAIFSITYPSADIFLVIKLEKVLQQGDIGECCEPYMVMKESDSSKHKEKLEKLRLQAEQSCSRLGHFRMPFAWTAIHLLNIVSSVGGLDRSDPDSDSERKGHGTWNERKKKGFERMSVGDEMCNFATFRPATLTVTNFFKQEGDRLSDEDLYKYLADMRRPSSVLRRLRPVTAQLKIDISPAPDSPHYCLSPELLHVKPYPDLRVRPTKNVLEFPARYVYTPHTTYRNLLYVYPQSLNFSSRQGSVRNIAVKVQFMAGEDPSQAMPVIFGKSSCAEFMQDAYTPIIYHDKSPEFYEEMKMKIPANLTDNHHLLFSFFHISCQPKQNTPLETPVGYTWIPLMQHGRLRTGSFSLPVSMEKLPPSYSVLTPDVQLPGMKWVDNHKAVFNVEVTAASSVHTQDPHLDKFFTLVYVLEEYSFPFRLKDVIITEANMEGELKASMAAVRGALLDTCVRFLHQLLNKLIQLIVYPPVIAGQIVNLGRAAFEAMALLVNQIHKNLEGNQDQHGRNNLLASYIHFCFRVPTAEPAVPPPAGTQSYEMPMQYATLSRTTVRPSSLHLSRSKSISNSNPDLATSPVSPDEEVQRIIGGKGIDRSHSWVNSAYAPGGSRSVLRRNPNSSCQLKQLLHEELALQWVVSTTAVREAALQQAWFFFQIMTKSMTHHLFLTSKVDVARRQRFPDRFVDDIAALVCAISADIANRYHKDVELVERLNSSLAFFLNDLLSLMDRGFVFNLIRSYYKQIANKLHTAQSPSSLNALRVDFTRIVCSHEHYVVLNLPCSTLSPPASPSPSTSSTTSQSSAFSSMVQDQGVATMFELSVPFRQQHFLSGLLLTELSLILDPDGEGVFFLHKKAISAVHSLLCSHDADPRYTDPQVRAHIAQLYLPLIPIVMETLHQLHDFTDSSPARCRHASAHVDDTDPDGGNTISQSVAMAIAGSPLPHVKANPFALPTVVGRQSSSLSAECSRTLLVSFLWVLKNADAALLERWVSDLSVLQINRLLDLLHLCVSCFEYKGKKTLERINSLTFKKSQDMKARLEEAILGTIGARQEMVRRCRERSPYSSQENVRWRKNVTHWRQNTDRVDKTKTEVEQESVVDGNLATEASLIVLDTMEIVVKTVVASELKESVLGGVLKVLLHSMAGNQSALFLQHCFTTQRALVFKFPEMLFEEDTELCADLCLRLLRHCSSSVGSVRSHASASLYLLMRQNFEMGNNFARVKMQVTMSLSSLVGTSQNFNEEHLRRSLKTILTYAEEDLELRDTPFPEQVQDLVFNLHMILTDTVKMKEHQQDPEMLIDLMYRIAKGYQNSPDLRLTWLQNMAGKHSARGNHAEAAHCLVHSAALVAEYLNMLEDCRYLPIGCVTFQNISSNVLEESAVSDDVLSPEEEGICTGKYFSESGLVGLLEQAASSFNMAAMYEAINEVYKILLPVHEANRDFKKLATIHGKLQDAFNKVYNQSSGWERIFGTYFRVGFYGCRFGDLDEQEFVYKEPSITKLAEISHRLEEFYSERFGDDMVEIIKDSNPVDKNKLDPNKAYLQITYVEAFFDTYELKERITYFDKNYNLRTFMYCTPFTLDGRAHGDLNEQYKRKSILTTSHAFPYIKTRVNVIHKEEIILVPMEVAIEDMQKKTQELAFATNQEPSDAKMLQMVLQGSVGTTVNQGPLEVAQVFLSDIPDDPKLFRHHNKLRLCFKDFTKRCEDALRKNKSLIGPDQKEYHRELERNYNKLKDALGPLITRKIPQLYRTLPAQATQTQRNSFSRSSLRRVDC; this is translated from the exons GATGACGCCAAGCGGCGGTCGGTCAGCCTCGACGAGACCCCCCGGGGCAGCTGGGCCTCCAGTATCTTTGACCTGAAGAATTCCCCCCCGGACGCTCTCCTGCCGTCTGTGCTGGAGCGAGCAGCCGCAGAGGACATGGACCGCCGCAATACCGAGGCGCGCCTGCAGGGGCGCCACAGTGACCTACTGGGCCTGTACCTGCCCCCCGATGAG gatgaAGCAGTAGAGCGATGTGCTGTCCCTGAAGTGCCCAAGGAACACTGTGGCCAGAGAATCATGGTCAAGTGTCTCTCTCTGAA GTTTGAAATAGAAATCGAGCCAATATTTGGAACACTTGCCTTGTATGACgtcaaggaaaagaaaaag ATCTCTGAGAATTTCTACTTTGACCTGAACTCGGATCAGATGAAAGGACTTCTCAAACCCCACACACCCCACATGGCCATCTCCACATTGGCCCGTTCGGCCATTTTCTCCATCACGTACCCGTCTGCTGACATCTTCTTGGTGATTAAG CTTGAGAAAGTCCTTCAACAAGGAGACATTGGAGAATGCTGTGAACCCTACATGGTCATGAAAGAGTCCGATTCCTCCAAG CACAAGGAGAAGCTGGAGAAGCTGCGTCTGCAGGCGGAGCAGTCGTGCAGTCGTCTCGGCCACTTCCGCATGCCTTTTGCCTGGACCGCCATTCACCTTCTCAACATCGTCAGCAGTGTGGGAGGTCTGGACCGGTCGGACCCCGACTCTGACTCTG AGCGAAAAGGTCACGGAACTTGgaatgagaggaagaagaagggctTTGAGCGGATGAGTGTGGGGGATGAGATGTGTAACTTCGCCACTTTCCGTCCAGCAACGTTGACCGTCACCAACTTCTTTAAACAG GAGGGGGACAGACTGAGTGATGAGGACCTCTATAAGTACCTGGCGGATATGCGCAGACCGTCCTCTGTTCTGCGACGCCTGAGGCCGGTCACAG CCCAGTTAAAGATTGACATCTCTCCAGCTCCGGACTCGCCTCATTACTGTTTGTCACCAGAGCTGCTTCACGTGAAGCCGTACCCCGACCTGCGTGTTCGCCCAACCAAAAACGTGCTGGAGTTCCCTGCTCGCTACGTCTACACGCCGCACACCACCTACAG GAACTTGCTCTATGTTTACCCACAAAGTCTGAACTTCAGCAGCCGTCAGGGCTCCGTGAGGAACATCGCCGTGAAGGTTCAGTTCATGGCGGGAGAGGATCCCAGTCAAGCTATGCCG GTCATCTTTGGGAAGTCGAGTTGTGCCGAGTTCATGCAGGACGCGTACACCCCCATCATCTACCACGACAA GTCTCCTGAGTTCTAtgaggagatgaagatgaagattccTGCCAACCTGACAGACAACCACCATCTGCTGTTCTCCTTCTTCCACATCAGCTGCCAGCCCAAGCAGAACACTCCTCTGGAGACCCCCGTGGGCTACACC TGGATTCCTCTGATGCAGCACGGCCGCCTGCGCACCGGCTCCTTCAGTCTGCCCGTGTCGATGGAAAAGCTCCCGCCGAGCTACTCCGTCCTCACACCTGAC GTTCAGCTCCCGGGCATGAAGTGGGTGGATAATCACAAGGCGGTGTTCAATGTGGAGGTGACGGCGGCCTCCTCGGTTCACACTCAG GACCCTCACCTGGATAAGTTCTTCACTCTCGTGTACGTTCTGGAGGAGTACTCCTTCCCCTTCCGCCTGAAGGACGTCATCATCACCGAGGCCAACATGGAGGGGGAGCTGAAGGCCAGCATGGCCGCGGTGAGGGGCGCTCTGCTGGATACCTGCGTCCGCTTCCTGCACCAGCTGCTCAACAAGCTCATTCAGCTCATCGTCTACCCGCCGGTCATTGCGGGCCAAATTG TGAACCTGGGCCGGGCCGCGTTTGAAGCTATGGCTTTATTGGTCAACCAGATCCACAAGAACCTGGAGGGGAACCAGGACCAACACGGCCGCAACAACCTGCTGGCGTCCTACATCCACTTCTGCTTCCGCGTGCCAACCGCCGAACCGGCGGTACCCCCACCGG CTGGCACGCAGTCCTACGAGATGCCGATGCAGTACGCCACTTTATCGAGAACGACGGTCCGGCCGAGCAGCCTCCACCTGTCCCGCTCCAAGAGCATCAGCAACTCCAACCCGGACTTGGCCACCAGCCCCGTTTCTCCTGATGAAGAGGTGCAGAGGATCATCGGGGGCAAG GGCATTGACCGCTCCCACTCCTGGGTAAACTCTGCTTATGCCCCCGGGGGCTCCAGATCTGTGCTACGCCGAAACCCCAACTCCAGCTGTCAGCTCAAGCAG CTGCTCCACGAGGAGCTGGCGTTGCAGTGGGTGGTCAGCACCACCGCGGTGAGGGAGGCGGCACTGCAGCAGGCCTGGTTTTTCTTCCAGATTATG ACAAAGAGCATGACCCATCACTTATTCCTCACCTCCAAAGTGGACGTTGCCAGACGCCAGCGTTTCCCAGACCGCTTTGTGGACGACATCGCTGCACTTGTGTGCGCCATCAGCGCAGACATCGCCAATCGATACCACAAG GATGTGGAGCTTGTGGAGAGGCTGAATAGCAGTCTGGCCTTCTTCCTGAATGACCTGCTGTCCCTCATGGACCGGGGCTTTGTGTTCAACCTCATCCGCTCCTACTACAAACAG ATTGCCAACAAGCTTCACACGGCGCAGAGCCCCAGCTCCCTGAACGCCCTGAGGGTGGACTTCACTCGCATCGTCTGCAGCCACGAGCACTACGTCGTCCTCAACCTGCCGTGCTCCACTCTCAGCCCTCcggcctccccctccccctccacctcctccaccacctcacaG AGTTCAGCGTTCTCCAGTATGGTGCAAGACCAGGGCGTGGCCACCATGTTTGAGCTGTCCGTCCCTTTCCGCCAGCAGCACTTCCTGTCCGGCCTGCTGCTTACTGagctctctctcatcctcgATCCTGATGGAGAAGG GGTTTTCTTCCTCCATAAAAAGGCCATTAGTGCCGTTCACTCCCTGCTGTGCAGCCATGACGCAGACCCTCGTTACACCGACCCTCAGGTCAGAGCCCACATCGCTCAGCTCTACCTACCGCTCATCCCCATCGTCATGGAGACGTTGCATCAGCTCCACGACTTCACTG ACTCCTCGCCGGCTCGGTGCCGCCATGCCTCGGCCCACGTCGACGATACCGACCCAGACGGTGGCAACACGATCAGTCAgtctgttgccatggcgatcGCCGGCTCCCCTTTGCCGCATGTCAAAGCCAACCCGTTTGCGCTGCCCACAGTG GTCGGGCGCCAGTCCAGCTCTCTGTCCGCCGAGTGCAGCAGGACTCTGCTGGTGAGCTTCCTCTGGGTTCTGAAGAATGCAGATGCTGCTCTCCTGGAGCGCTGGgtgtccgatttatctgttctGCAAATCAACCGCCTGCTGGACCTGCTGCATCTCTGCGTCTCCTGCTTTGAATACAAG GGGAAGAAGACTCTGGAGAGGATCAACAGCCTGACGTTCAAAAAGTCTCAGGACATGAAGGCCCGACTGGAGGAGGCCATACTGGGCACCATTGGGGCTCGTCAGGAGATGGTGCGCCGCTGCAGAG AAAGGAGTCCTTACAGCAGCCAGGAGAATGTCAGGTGGAGGAAGAACGTCACTCACTGGAGACAAAATACAGACCGAGTCGACAA GACTAAAACTGAGGTGGAGCAGGAGTCTGTGGTGGATGGAAACTTAGCCACCGAGGCCTCTCTGATCGTACTGGACACAATGGAAATTGTAGTCAAG ACGGTGGTGGCATCCGAGCTAAAGGAAAGTGTTCTGGGAGGAGTGCTGAAAGTCCTCCTCCACAGCATGGCGGGCAACCAGAGCGCCCTCTTCCTGCAGCACTGCTTCACTACACAACGAGCTCTCGTCTTCAAG ttcccAGAGATGCTGTTTGAAGAGGACACGGAGCTCTGTGCCGACCTGTGCCTGCGTCTCCTGCgtcactgcagcagcagcgtcGGCTCGGTCCGAAGCCACgcctccgcctccctctacCTGCTCATGAGGCAGAACTTTGAGATGGGAAAT AACTTTGCTCGAGTGAAGATGCAGGTCACGATGTCCCTGTCGTCGCTGGTGGGAACGTCGCAAAACTTCAACGAGGAGCATCTTCGCCGCTCGCTCAAGACGATCCTGACGTACGCCGAAGAGGACCTGGAGCTGCGTGACACGCCCTTCCCGGAGCAG GTCCAGGATCTGGTGTTCAACCTGCACATGATTCTTACCGACACCGTTAAGATGAAAGAGCATCAGCAGGATCCAGAGATGCTCATTGACCTGATGTACAG gATCGCAAAGGGCTACCAGAACTCCCCGGACCTGCGTCTGACGTGGCTCCAGAATATGGCAGGAAAGCACTCGGCGAGAGGGAACCACGCTGAAGCCGCCCACTGTCTGGTCCACAGCGCGGCGCTGGTGGCCGAATACCTCAACATGCTGGAGGATTGCCGCTACCTGCCAATCGGTTGTGTGACTTTTCAG AATATCTCCTCCAACGTACTGGAAGAGTCGGCCGTCTCCGATGACGTCCTGTCTCCAGAGGAGGAAGGGATTTGTACTGGGAAGTACTTCAGTGAGTCCGGTCTGGTGGGCCTCCTGGAGCAGGCAGCTTCCTCCTTCAACATG GCCGCCATGTACGAGGCCATAAACGAAGTGTACAAGATCCTTCTGCCCGTCCACGAAGCCAACAGAGACTTCAAAAAGCTGGCCACCATCCACGGGAAGCTGCAGGACGCCTTCAACAAAGTCTACAACCAA AGTTCAGGATGGGAG AGAATATTTGGGACCTACTTCCGCGTGGGCTTCTACGGCTGCCGGTTCGGAGACCTGGACGAACAAGAGTTTGTGTACAAGGAGCCGTCCATCACCAAACTGGCTGAGATCTCCCACAGGCTGGAG GAGTTCTACTCGGAGAGGTTTGGGGATGACATGGTGGAAATTATCAAGGACTCCAACCCGGTCGATAAAAACAAACTGGATCCCAACaag gCCTACCTCCAGATCACCTACGTCGAGGCGTTCTTCGACACATACGAGCTGAAGGAGAGAATCACCTACTTTGACAAGAACTACAACCTGCGCACGTTCATGTACTGCACCCCCTTCACCCTGGACGGCCGAGCCCACGGCGACCTCAACGAGCAGTACAAGCGCAAGAGCATCCTCACGACTTCTCACGCCTTCCCGTACATCAAGACGCGCGTCAATGTCATCCACAAGGAAGAG ATCATTCTCGTCCCCATGGAGGTGGCCATCGAGGACATGCAGAAGAAGACTCAGGAGCTCGCCTTCGCCACAAACCAAGAGCCTTCAGACGCCAAGATGCTGCAGATGGTGCTGCAGGGCTCTGTGGGCACCACCGTCAACCAG GGCCCCCTCgaggtggcgcaggtctttctCTCCGACATTCCTGATGATCCGAAGCTGTTTCGCCATCACAACAAACTGCGCCTCTGCTTTAAAGACTTCACGAAGAG gTGTGAGGATGCCCTGAGGAAGAATAAATCCCTGATTGGACCGGATCAGAAGGAGTACCACAGAGAGCTGGAGAGGAACTACAATAAACTGAAAGACGCTCTGGGTCCTCTCATCACCCGAAAGATCCCCCAGCTATACAGAACCCTGCCAGCACAGGCTACGCAAACACAACG GAACTCCTTCAGCCGGTCCAGTCTCCGCAGAGTCGACTGTTGA